One Phalacrocorax aristotelis chromosome Z, bGulAri2.1, whole genome shotgun sequence DNA window includes the following coding sequences:
- the LOC142050465 gene encoding interferon-like gives MAAPATPQPRLRHGAAVLLILRTALATALACHHLRPRDATFPWDSTHLLQAMAPSPALPCHHLHDPFPFPDTFLHTNHPQQAAAAAHRLLQRLFDTLSSPTVPQHWDAQARHRLLNSLQHHSRQLQRCLTGSGTLLQGQGLRKLLLDIEIYFGRIQDFLRTHNHSPCAWDHVRLEARLCFQRLQNLTRTLRG, from the coding sequence ATGGCCGCGCCCGCAACCCCACAGCCCCGCCTGCGCCACGGTGCCGCCGTGCTCCTGATCCTCCGCACGGCTCTCGCCACCGCCCTCGCCTGCCACCACCTCCGTCCCCGCGACGCCACCTTCCCCTGGGACAGCACCCACCTCCTCCAGGCCATGGCTCCCAGCCCCGCACTGCCCTGCCACCACCTGCACgaccccttccccttccccgaCACCTTCctccacaccaaccacccacagcaagccgccgccgccgcccaccGCCTCCTCCAGCGCCTCTTCGACACCCTCAGCAGCCCGACCGTCCCCCAACACTGGGACGCCCAGGCACGCCACCGCCTCCTCAACAGCCTCCAGCACCACAGCCGGCAGCTACAGCGATGCCTGACAGGCAGCGGCACGCTCCTCCAAGGCCAAGGGCTCCGCAAGCTGCTGCTCGACATCGAGATATACTTTGGGCGCATCCAGGACTTCCTCCGCACCCACAACCACAGCCCCTGCGCCTGGGACCACGTCCGCCTCGAAGCTCGCCTCTGCTTCCAACGCCTCCAAAACCTAACCCGCACCCTGCGCGGTTAG